In Perognathus longimembris pacificus isolate PPM17 chromosome 23, ASM2315922v1, whole genome shotgun sequence, a single genomic region encodes these proteins:
- the Rfx7 gene encoding DNA-binding protein RFX7 isoform X1, with protein MAEEQQPDAHQQLPPGTPNSGAALPALVPGLPGTEASALQHKIKNSICKTVQSKVDCILQEVEKFTDLEKLYLYLQLPSGLSNGEKSDQNAMSSSRAQQMHAFSWIRNTLEEHPETSLPKQEVYDEYKSYCDNLGYHPLSAADFGKIMKNVFPNMKARRLGTRGKSKYCYSGLRKKAFVHMPTLPNLDFHKTGDGLEGTEPSGQLQNIDEEVLSSAGRLVCEWAQKVLSQPFDTVLELARFLVKSHYIGTKSMAALTVMAAAPAGIKGIAQPSAFIPTAESNTFQPQVKTLPSPIDAKQQLQRKIQKKQQEQKLQSPLPGDSPAKKSEGTSTNGVANLPNGNPAILSPQPIGIVVAAVPSPIPVQRTRQLVTSPNPLSSSDGKVLPLNVQVVTQHMQSVKQAPKTPQNVPASPGGDRSARHRYPQILPKPASTSALTIRSPTTVLFTSSPIKTAVVPAPHVSSLNVVKMTTISLTPSSSNAPLKPSASVSSAPGTTEESRSIPQIKNGSVVSLQSPGSRTSGTGGSSAVEVKTEPEGSSDEHPVPCQENTDGTKAPQTAPSALLGQKSNADGTGQKPSNEGVAEGKAATKACDQRTKCKSRCHETLPGASPGNNQSTVTLSVAIQNLPFTSTSSPTNGDSINKDSKLCTRSPRKRLSSALQESQVPPVKKPIVEQLSEVIIEDEKPGSVKKDQKVPHSGKSESSTAGAPIPTTLSVSVDSHVVENQPLSSSALIAGDSTLEQQITPSSSPDIKIKLEGNVFLLDRDGSFNPNEWQQVTKDSEFMSGSCEPQQDISVMTIPEHSDINDLEKSVWELEGMPQETYSQQLHSQIQESSLNQIQAQSSDQLPLQSELKEFEPSVSQTNESYFPFDDELTQDSIVEELVLMEQQMSMNNSHSYGNCLGMALQSQSVTPGAPMSSHASSTHFYHPIHSNGTPIHTPTPTPTPTPTPTPTPTPTSEMIAGSQSLSRESPCSRLAQTTPVDSALGSSRHTPIGTPHSNCSSSVPPSPVECRNPFAFTPISSSMAYHDASIVSSSPVKPMQRPMATHPDKTKLEWMNNGYSGVGSSSVSGHGILPSYQELVEDRFRKPHAFAVPGQSYQSQSRHHDTHFGRLTPVSPVQHQGATVNSTNKQEGFAVPAPLDNKGTNSSASGNFRCRSVSPAVHRQRNLSGSTLYPVSNIPRSNVTPFGSPVTPEVHVFTNAHTDACANNIAQRSQSVPLTVMMQTAFPNALQKQTNSKKITNVLLSKLDSDNDDAMRGLGMNNMPSNYTARMNLTQILETSTVFPSANSQNMIDSSTSVYEFQTPSYLTKSNSTDQISFSPGDNQAQSEMGEQPLDFNSTVKDLLSGDSLQTNQQLVGQVASELSSTVSDFSSDIRLSSDLSGSINDLNTLDPNLLFDPGRQQGQDDEATLEELKNDPLFQQICNESINSMASSGFEWIESKDHPAVEMLG; from the exons caaaACTGTACAATCTAAAGTGGACTGCATTTTG CAAGAAGTTGAGAAGTTTACAGACCTAGAGAAACTCTACCTCTACCTTCAGCTGCCTTCTGGTCTCAGCAATGGAGAGAAAAG TGATCAGAATGCCATGTCATCGAGCCGGGCACAGCAAATGCATGCCTTTTCTTGGATTCGGAATACCCTGGAAGAACATCCTGAGACTTCCCTCCCCAAACAGGAAGTCTATGATGAGTACAA GAGCTATTGTGACAATCTTGGTTACCATCCCTTAAGTGCTGCTGACTTTGGAAAGATCATGAAAAACGTCTTTCCAAACATGAAGGCACGGCGTTTGGGCACTAGAGGCAAATCTAA ATATTGCTACAGTGGACTAAGAAAAAAAGCTTTTGTTCATATGCCAACACTGCCCAACCTTGACTTTCACAAAACTGGAGATGGG tTGGAGGGCACTGAACCTTCTGGGCAGCTTCAGAATATTGATGAGGAAGTTCTGTCTTCTGCTGGCCGTCTTGTGTGTGAATGGGCCCAGAAGGTGTTAAGCCAGCCATTCGACACAGTCTTGGAGTTAGCCCGCTTCCTTGTAAAAAGTCACTATATAGGTACCAAGTCAATGGCAGCACTGACTGTCATGGCAGCAGCACCAGCAG GAATTAAAGGAATCGCCCAGCCTTCTGCTTTTATACCTACAGCTGAAAGTAATACCTTTCAGCCTCAAGTGAAGACTTTGCCATCCCCGATTGATGCTAAGCAGCAATTGCAACGGAAAATCCAAAAAAAGCAGCAAGAACAGAAACTACAATCCCCTTTGCCTGGAGACTCCCCAGCAAAAAAATCAGAAGGCACTTCCACCAATGGAGTAGCTAATCTTCCCAATGGAAACCCTGCGATCCTTTCTCCTCAGCCCATTGGCATTGTTGTGGCAGCTGTCCCCAGCCCCATTCCG GTCCAGCGGACCAGGCAGTTGGTAACTTCACCAAACCCATTGAGTTCTTCTGACGGCAAAGTCCTCCCCCTCAACGTACAGGTGGTCACTCAGCACATGCAGTCTGTGAAACAGGCACCAAAGACCCCTCAGAACGTTCCGGCCAGTCCAGGCGGGGACCGTTCTGCCCGCCACCGTTACCCTCAGATCTTACCCAAGCCAGCCAGCACCAGTGCGCTCACCATCCGCTCTCCAACCACTGTCCTCTTTACTAGCAGTCCCATCAAAACTGCTGTTGTGCCTGCACCGCACGTCAGTTCTCTAAATGTGGTGAAAATGACAACAATATCCCTCACACCCAGCAGCAGCAATGCCCCTCTCAAGCCTTCTGCCTCAGTCAGCAGTGCTCCGGGAACGACAGAAGAATCCAGGAGCATCCCACAGATCAAGAATGGTTCTGTTGTTTCTCTTCAGTCCCCTGGGTCCAGGACCAGTGGCACTGGGGGATCCTCTGCTGTGGAAGTCAAAACGGAGCCTGAAGGATCATCGGATGAGCATCCCGTACCATGCCAAGAGAACACTGATGGGACTAAAGCTCCCCAAACAGCACCCAGTGCGCTTTTGGGGCAGAAAAGCAATGCAGATGGAACAGGACAAAAGCCCTCAAATGAAGGTGTCGCTGAGGGGAAAGCAGCAACCAAGGCCTGTGACCAGAGGACCAAATGTAAAAGTCGCTGTCATGAAACCCTGCCGGGCGCCTCACCAGGCAATAATCAAAGCACTGTCACTCTCTCAGTTGCTATTCAGAACCTACCTTTCACCAGCACCAGCTCACCAACTAATGGTGACTCAATAAATAAAGACTCTAAATTATGCACTAGAAGTCCCAGAAAACGACTGTCTTCTGCATTGCAAGAGTCCCAGGTGCCTCCCGTCAAGAAACCAATCGTGGAACAGCTTTCCGAAGTTATCATAGAAGATGAGAAACCAGGCAGTGTTAAGAAGGACCAAAAGGTTCCACATTCAGGGAAATCTGAAAGTTCAACAGCAGGTGCTCCGATTCCTACCACACTGTCAGTCAGTGTCGATTCACACGTGGTAGAAAATCAGCCGTTGAGTTCTTCTGCTCTTATTGCCGGTGATTCCACTCTGGAACAGCAAATAACACCATCATCATCtccagatataaaaataaaacttgaaggGAATGTCTTTCTCTTGGACCGTGATGGCAGCTTTAATCCAAATGAATGGCAGCAAGTCACCAAGGATTCTGAGTTTATGTCTGGCAGCTGCGAACCACAGCAAGATATCAGTGTTATGACAATTCCCGAGCACTCTGATATCAATGATTTAGAGAAATCTGTTTGGGAATTAGAAGGAATGCCGCAGGAGACGTACAGCCAGCAGCTTCATAGCCAGATACAAGAATCTTCTTTGAATCAAATACAAGCACAGTCTTCAGATCAGTTACCTCTGCAGTCTGAACTGAAAGAGTTTGAGCCTTCTGTTTCCCAGACAAATGAGAGCTACTTCCCTTTTGATGATGAACTGACACAAGACAGCATTGTGGAGGAGCTGGTGCTTATGGAGCAGCAGATGTCAATGAACAATTCCCACTCTTACGGTAACTGCTTGGGAATGGCCCTTCAGAGTCAGTCCGTTACTCCCGGAGCTCCAATGTCATCTCATGCCTCCAGCACCCACTTCTATCATCCGATCCACAGCAATGGCACTCCGATCCACACGCCCACACCcactcccactcccaccccaaccccaaccccgaCTCCGACCCCAACGTCTGAGATGATTGCTGGGTCTCAGAGTCTGTCGCGGGAGAGCCCGTGCTCCAGGCTGGCCCAGACTACACCTGTGGATAGTGCTTTAGGAAGCAGTCGACATACGCCCATTGGTACTCCGCATTCGAACTGCAGCAGCAGCGTCCCCCCCAGCCCTGTTGAGTGCAGGAATCCATTTGCATTCACCCCAATAAGCTCCAGTATGGCCTATCACGATGCCAGCATTGTCTCCAGCAGTCCTGTGAAACCAATGCAGAGGCCCATGGCCACACACCCTGATAAAACCAAGCTTGAATGGATGAATAATGGGTATAGTGGGGTTGGTAGTTCATCGGTTTCTGGCCATGGCATTCTCCCCAGCTACCAGGAACTCGTGGAAGATCGTTTCAGGAAGCCTCATGCTTTCGCCGTGCCTGGCCAGTCCTATCAGTCTCAGTCCCGACATCATGACACTCACTTTGGCCGTTTGACTCCTGTCTCTCCTGTGCAGCATCAAGGTGCCACTGTGAACAGTACCAACAAGCAGGAGGGCTTTGCGGTCCCCGCCCCTCTTGATAACAAAGGAACAAATTCTTCTGCCAGCGGCAACTTCAGGTGTCGGAGCGTGAGCCCTGCCGTCCATCGCCAGCGTAACCTTAGTGGAAGCACCCTCTATCCCGTGTCTAATATCCCACGATCTAATGTGACCCCCTTTGGAAGTCCAGTCACTCCAGAGGTTCATGTTTTTACAAATGCGCACACGGATGCCTGTGCCAACAACATAGCTCAGAGAAGCCAGTCGGTTCCGCTGACAGTCATGATGCAGACAGCTTTCCCAAACGCTCTCCAAAAGCAGACGAACAGTAAGAAAATAACCAACGTGCTGTTGAGTAAACTCGATTCCGACAATGACGACGCAATGAGAGGTTTGGGAATGAACAACATGCCCTCCAATTACACGGCCCGGATGAATCTCACTCAGATTCTGGAAACTTCTACTGTTTTTCCTAGTGCCAACTCACAGAATATGATCGACTCCAGCACTTCTGTTTATGAATTCCAAACACCATCTTACCTCACCAAAAGTAATAGCACCGATCAGATCAGTTTTTCTCCTGGAGATAATCAAGCACAATCTGAAATGGGAGAACAACCATTAGATTTCAATAGTACTGTTAAAGACCTGTTGAGTGGAGACAGCTTGCAAACCAACCAGCAGCTGGTAGGCCAGGTAGCCTCTGAGCTCAGCAGTACTGTGTCAGATTTCTCTAGCGACATCAGGTTGTCTTCTGACCTCTCAGGCAGCATCAATGATTTGAACACCTTGGACCCAAATCTACTGTTTGATCCAGGTCGCCAGCAGGGACAAGACGACGAAGCTACACTGGAAGAATTAAAGAATGACCCCTTGTTTCAACAAATCTGCAACGAATCCATAAACTCAATGGCTTCCTCGGGCTTTGAATGGATAGAAAGCAAGGACCATCCTGCTGTTGAAATGTTGGGTTAA
- the Rfx7 gene encoding DNA-binding protein RFX7 isoform X2 produces MERKVIRMPCHRAGHSKCMPFLGFGIPWKNILRLPSPNRKSMMSTRIKGIAQPSAFIPTAESNTFQPQVKTLPSPIDAKQQLQRKIQKKQQEQKLQSPLPGDSPAKKSEGTSTNGVANLPNGNPAILSPQPIGIVVAAVPSPIPVQRTRQLVTSPNPLSSSDGKVLPLNVQVVTQHMQSVKQAPKTPQNVPASPGGDRSARHRYPQILPKPASTSALTIRSPTTVLFTSSPIKTAVVPAPHVSSLNVVKMTTISLTPSSSNAPLKPSASVSSAPGTTEESRSIPQIKNGSVVSLQSPGSRTSGTGGSSAVEVKTEPEGSSDEHPVPCQENTDGTKAPQTAPSALLGQKSNADGTGQKPSNEGVAEGKAATKACDQRTKCKSRCHETLPGASPGNNQSTVTLSVAIQNLPFTSTSSPTNGDSINKDSKLCTRSPRKRLSSALQESQVPPVKKPIVEQLSEVIIEDEKPGSVKKDQKVPHSGKSESSTAGAPIPTTLSVSVDSHVVENQPLSSSALIAGDSTLEQQITPSSSPDIKIKLEGNVFLLDRDGSFNPNEWQQVTKDSEFMSGSCEPQQDISVMTIPEHSDINDLEKSVWELEGMPQETYSQQLHSQIQESSLNQIQAQSSDQLPLQSELKEFEPSVSQTNESYFPFDDELTQDSIVEELVLMEQQMSMNNSHSYGNCLGMALQSQSVTPGAPMSSHASSTHFYHPIHSNGTPIHTPTPTPTPTPTPTPTPTPTSEMIAGSQSLSRESPCSRLAQTTPVDSALGSSRHTPIGTPHSNCSSSVPPSPVECRNPFAFTPISSSMAYHDASIVSSSPVKPMQRPMATHPDKTKLEWMNNGYSGVGSSSVSGHGILPSYQELVEDRFRKPHAFAVPGQSYQSQSRHHDTHFGRLTPVSPVQHQGATVNSTNKQEGFAVPAPLDNKGTNSSASGNFRCRSVSPAVHRQRNLSGSTLYPVSNIPRSNVTPFGSPVTPEVHVFTNAHTDACANNIAQRSQSVPLTVMMQTAFPNALQKQTNSKKITNVLLSKLDSDNDDAMRGLGMNNMPSNYTARMNLTQILETSTVFPSANSQNMIDSSTSVYEFQTPSYLTKSNSTDQISFSPGDNQAQSEMGEQPLDFNSTVKDLLSGDSLQTNQQLVGQVASELSSTVSDFSSDIRLSSDLSGSINDLNTLDPNLLFDPGRQQGQDDEATLEELKNDPLFQQICNESINSMASSGFEWIESKDHPAVEMLG; encoded by the exons ATGGAGAGAAAAG TGATCAGAATGCCATGTCATCGAGCCGGGCACAGCAAATGCATGCCTTTTCTTGGATTCGGAATACCCTGGAAGAACATCCTGAGACTTCCCTCCCCAAACAGGAAGTCTATGATGAGTACAA GAATTAAAGGAATCGCCCAGCCTTCTGCTTTTATACCTACAGCTGAAAGTAATACCTTTCAGCCTCAAGTGAAGACTTTGCCATCCCCGATTGATGCTAAGCAGCAATTGCAACGGAAAATCCAAAAAAAGCAGCAAGAACAGAAACTACAATCCCCTTTGCCTGGAGACTCCCCAGCAAAAAAATCAGAAGGCACTTCCACCAATGGAGTAGCTAATCTTCCCAATGGAAACCCTGCGATCCTTTCTCCTCAGCCCATTGGCATTGTTGTGGCAGCTGTCCCCAGCCCCATTCCG GTCCAGCGGACCAGGCAGTTGGTAACTTCACCAAACCCATTGAGTTCTTCTGACGGCAAAGTCCTCCCCCTCAACGTACAGGTGGTCACTCAGCACATGCAGTCTGTGAAACAGGCACCAAAGACCCCTCAGAACGTTCCGGCCAGTCCAGGCGGGGACCGTTCTGCCCGCCACCGTTACCCTCAGATCTTACCCAAGCCAGCCAGCACCAGTGCGCTCACCATCCGCTCTCCAACCACTGTCCTCTTTACTAGCAGTCCCATCAAAACTGCTGTTGTGCCTGCACCGCACGTCAGTTCTCTAAATGTGGTGAAAATGACAACAATATCCCTCACACCCAGCAGCAGCAATGCCCCTCTCAAGCCTTCTGCCTCAGTCAGCAGTGCTCCGGGAACGACAGAAGAATCCAGGAGCATCCCACAGATCAAGAATGGTTCTGTTGTTTCTCTTCAGTCCCCTGGGTCCAGGACCAGTGGCACTGGGGGATCCTCTGCTGTGGAAGTCAAAACGGAGCCTGAAGGATCATCGGATGAGCATCCCGTACCATGCCAAGAGAACACTGATGGGACTAAAGCTCCCCAAACAGCACCCAGTGCGCTTTTGGGGCAGAAAAGCAATGCAGATGGAACAGGACAAAAGCCCTCAAATGAAGGTGTCGCTGAGGGGAAAGCAGCAACCAAGGCCTGTGACCAGAGGACCAAATGTAAAAGTCGCTGTCATGAAACCCTGCCGGGCGCCTCACCAGGCAATAATCAAAGCACTGTCACTCTCTCAGTTGCTATTCAGAACCTACCTTTCACCAGCACCAGCTCACCAACTAATGGTGACTCAATAAATAAAGACTCTAAATTATGCACTAGAAGTCCCAGAAAACGACTGTCTTCTGCATTGCAAGAGTCCCAGGTGCCTCCCGTCAAGAAACCAATCGTGGAACAGCTTTCCGAAGTTATCATAGAAGATGAGAAACCAGGCAGTGTTAAGAAGGACCAAAAGGTTCCACATTCAGGGAAATCTGAAAGTTCAACAGCAGGTGCTCCGATTCCTACCACACTGTCAGTCAGTGTCGATTCACACGTGGTAGAAAATCAGCCGTTGAGTTCTTCTGCTCTTATTGCCGGTGATTCCACTCTGGAACAGCAAATAACACCATCATCATCtccagatataaaaataaaacttgaaggGAATGTCTTTCTCTTGGACCGTGATGGCAGCTTTAATCCAAATGAATGGCAGCAAGTCACCAAGGATTCTGAGTTTATGTCTGGCAGCTGCGAACCACAGCAAGATATCAGTGTTATGACAATTCCCGAGCACTCTGATATCAATGATTTAGAGAAATCTGTTTGGGAATTAGAAGGAATGCCGCAGGAGACGTACAGCCAGCAGCTTCATAGCCAGATACAAGAATCTTCTTTGAATCAAATACAAGCACAGTCTTCAGATCAGTTACCTCTGCAGTCTGAACTGAAAGAGTTTGAGCCTTCTGTTTCCCAGACAAATGAGAGCTACTTCCCTTTTGATGATGAACTGACACAAGACAGCATTGTGGAGGAGCTGGTGCTTATGGAGCAGCAGATGTCAATGAACAATTCCCACTCTTACGGTAACTGCTTGGGAATGGCCCTTCAGAGTCAGTCCGTTACTCCCGGAGCTCCAATGTCATCTCATGCCTCCAGCACCCACTTCTATCATCCGATCCACAGCAATGGCACTCCGATCCACACGCCCACACCcactcccactcccaccccaaccccaaccccgaCTCCGACCCCAACGTCTGAGATGATTGCTGGGTCTCAGAGTCTGTCGCGGGAGAGCCCGTGCTCCAGGCTGGCCCAGACTACACCTGTGGATAGTGCTTTAGGAAGCAGTCGACATACGCCCATTGGTACTCCGCATTCGAACTGCAGCAGCAGCGTCCCCCCCAGCCCTGTTGAGTGCAGGAATCCATTTGCATTCACCCCAATAAGCTCCAGTATGGCCTATCACGATGCCAGCATTGTCTCCAGCAGTCCTGTGAAACCAATGCAGAGGCCCATGGCCACACACCCTGATAAAACCAAGCTTGAATGGATGAATAATGGGTATAGTGGGGTTGGTAGTTCATCGGTTTCTGGCCATGGCATTCTCCCCAGCTACCAGGAACTCGTGGAAGATCGTTTCAGGAAGCCTCATGCTTTCGCCGTGCCTGGCCAGTCCTATCAGTCTCAGTCCCGACATCATGACACTCACTTTGGCCGTTTGACTCCTGTCTCTCCTGTGCAGCATCAAGGTGCCACTGTGAACAGTACCAACAAGCAGGAGGGCTTTGCGGTCCCCGCCCCTCTTGATAACAAAGGAACAAATTCTTCTGCCAGCGGCAACTTCAGGTGTCGGAGCGTGAGCCCTGCCGTCCATCGCCAGCGTAACCTTAGTGGAAGCACCCTCTATCCCGTGTCTAATATCCCACGATCTAATGTGACCCCCTTTGGAAGTCCAGTCACTCCAGAGGTTCATGTTTTTACAAATGCGCACACGGATGCCTGTGCCAACAACATAGCTCAGAGAAGCCAGTCGGTTCCGCTGACAGTCATGATGCAGACAGCTTTCCCAAACGCTCTCCAAAAGCAGACGAACAGTAAGAAAATAACCAACGTGCTGTTGAGTAAACTCGATTCCGACAATGACGACGCAATGAGAGGTTTGGGAATGAACAACATGCCCTCCAATTACACGGCCCGGATGAATCTCACTCAGATTCTGGAAACTTCTACTGTTTTTCCTAGTGCCAACTCACAGAATATGATCGACTCCAGCACTTCTGTTTATGAATTCCAAACACCATCTTACCTCACCAAAAGTAATAGCACCGATCAGATCAGTTTTTCTCCTGGAGATAATCAAGCACAATCTGAAATGGGAGAACAACCATTAGATTTCAATAGTACTGTTAAAGACCTGTTGAGTGGAGACAGCTTGCAAACCAACCAGCAGCTGGTAGGCCAGGTAGCCTCTGAGCTCAGCAGTACTGTGTCAGATTTCTCTAGCGACATCAGGTTGTCTTCTGACCTCTCAGGCAGCATCAATGATTTGAACACCTTGGACCCAAATCTACTGTTTGATCCAGGTCGCCAGCAGGGACAAGACGACGAAGCTACACTGGAAGAATTAAAGAATGACCCCTTGTTTCAACAAATCTGCAACGAATCCATAAACTCAATGGCTTCCTCGGGCTTTGAATGGATAGAAAGCAAGGACCATCCTGCTGTTGAAATGTTGGGTTAA